From Kineosporia succinea, the proteins below share one genomic window:
- a CDS encoding class I SAM-dependent methyltransferase has product MTETVTTDWESWQRQWDAQQEAYLPDREERFAAMLDAVEASLPEGAAPRVLDLAGGTGSISRRVLDRFPHATTVVLDVDAALLTIARGTFVNDERVEVLAGDLEFSSWAAAFEPASFDAVLTATALHWLKADRVAGVYAEALPLLKPGGLFVNADGMHDESLESLREGLQRVEKRRTRQRWDSGVPSWEGWWDLLREDPLLAGPTAERDAFYAERRGDGHTQSLPSVNWHLEALRAAGYAEAGLVWRGLLDAAVTGRASLA; this is encoded by the coding sequence ATGACCGAGACCGTGACGACCGACTGGGAATCCTGGCAGCGTCAGTGGGACGCGCAGCAGGAGGCCTACCTGCCCGACCGCGAGGAGCGGTTCGCGGCGATGCTCGACGCCGTCGAGGCGAGCCTGCCCGAGGGGGCCGCACCGCGGGTGCTCGACCTGGCCGGTGGCACGGGCTCGATCAGCCGGCGGGTACTCGACCGCTTTCCGCACGCCACGACGGTGGTGCTCGACGTCGACGCGGCCCTGCTGACGATCGCGCGGGGCACCTTCGTCAACGACGAGCGGGTCGAGGTGCTGGCCGGTGACCTCGAGTTCTCCAGCTGGGCAGCGGCTTTCGAACCGGCAAGCTTCGACGCGGTGCTCACCGCAACCGCGCTGCACTGGCTGAAGGCCGACCGGGTGGCGGGCGTTTACGCCGAGGCCCTGCCCCTGCTGAAGCCGGGCGGGCTGTTCGTCAACGCCGACGGGATGCACGACGAGTCGCTGGAGTCACTGCGCGAGGGGCTGCAGCGCGTGGAGAAGCGGCGCACGCGTCAGCGCTGGGACAGCGGCGTGCCCAGCTGGGAGGGCTGGTGGGACCTGCTGCGCGAAGACCCACTGCTGGCCGGCCCGACCGCCGAGCGCGACGCCTTCTACGCGGAACGGCGCGGCGACGGGCACACCCAGTCGCTGCCGTCGGTGAACTGGCACCTGGAGGCGTTGCGGGCCGCGGGATATGCCGAGGCCGGTCTGGTGTGGAGAGGGCTTCTGGACGCGGCGGTCACCGGGCGGGCGTCGCTCGCTTGA
- a CDS encoding DNA gyrase/topoisomerase IV subunit B has protein sequence MAVQPSETARSRAGGTGKRSASAGSRTSGDSGYTARHLSVLEGLEAVRKRPGMYIGSTDSRGLMHCLWEIIDNAVDEALAGHCQHIRVILHADGSVEVHDDGRGIPVDVEPKTGLTGVEVVFTKLHAGGKFGGGSYTASGGLHGVGASVVNALSARLDVQVDRGGQVHAMSFRRGEPGVFAGLDPEAEFTPFIDNSALQIVGKVKRGVTGSRVRYWADRQIFLKDAAFSYDELVTRARQTTYLVPGLEIVLRDERGLPGTPGEQAPVEERFLHEGGIGEFVDFLATDPQVTDVWRLEGTGHFKETVPVLDSRGHMAPTEVERECFVDVAMRWGTGYDTELRSFVNIIATPKGGTHVTGFEQAMLKTLRTVVSENARKLKFSEKNDKIEKDDVLEGLTAVVTVRLAEPQFEGQTKEVLGTNAVRGIVSRVIERELTAHLNATGRAEKAQAGLVLEKVVGAMRTRVTARQHRETQRRKNALETSTLPTKLKDCRSEDVDRSELFIVEGDSALGTANFARNSEFQALLPIRGKILNVQKASIADMLKNAECGAIIQVIGAGSGRTFELPAARYGKIILMTDADVDGAHIRTLLLTLFFRYMRPLVEAGRVYAAVPPLHRVEVIGSGRQKNEMVYTYSEQELQRLLADLKKRGRSWKENIQRYKGLGEMDADQLAETTMDPRRRTLRRVRMADLAAAEHVFNLLMGNDVAPRKDFIIEGAAGLDRERIDA, from the coding sequence GTGGCCGTGCAACCCAGCGAGACGGCCCGATCCCGCGCCGGCGGCACCGGCAAGCGATCGGCTTCCGCGGGCTCACGCACTTCCGGCGACTCCGGGTACACCGCGCGTCACCTGTCGGTGCTGGAGGGCCTGGAGGCCGTCCGCAAGCGCCCCGGTATGTACATCGGCTCGACCGACTCCCGCGGCCTCATGCACTGCCTGTGGGAGATCATCGACAACGCGGTCGACGAGGCCCTGGCCGGCCACTGCCAGCACATCCGGGTGATCCTGCACGCCGACGGCTCGGTCGAGGTGCACGACGACGGCCGCGGCATCCCGGTCGACGTGGAGCCCAAGACCGGTCTGACCGGCGTCGAGGTGGTCTTCACCAAGCTGCACGCCGGCGGCAAGTTCGGCGGCGGCTCCTACACCGCCTCCGGCGGTCTGCACGGCGTCGGCGCCAGCGTGGTCAACGCGCTCTCGGCCCGCCTCGACGTGCAGGTCGACCGGGGCGGCCAGGTCCACGCCATGAGCTTCCGCCGCGGCGAGCCCGGTGTGTTCGCCGGGCTCGACCCCGAGGCCGAGTTCACACCCTTCATCGACAACTCCGCCCTGCAGATCGTGGGCAAGGTCAAGCGGGGCGTCACCGGCAGCCGGGTGCGTTACTGGGCCGACCGCCAGATCTTCCTGAAAGACGCCGCGTTCTCGTACGACGAGCTGGTCACCCGCGCCCGCCAGACCACCTACCTGGTGCCCGGTCTGGAGATCGTGCTGCGCGACGAGCGCGGCCTGCCCGGCACGCCCGGCGAGCAGGCCCCGGTGGAGGAACGCTTCCTGCACGAGGGTGGCATCGGCGAGTTCGTCGACTTCCTCGCCACCGACCCGCAGGTCACCGATGTGTGGCGGCTCGAGGGCACCGGCCACTTCAAGGAGACCGTGCCGGTCCTCGACTCCCGCGGCCACATGGCGCCGACCGAGGTCGAGCGCGAGTGCTTCGTCGACGTGGCGATGCGCTGGGGCACGGGCTACGACACCGAGCTGCGTTCGTTCGTCAACATCATCGCCACGCCCAAGGGCGGCACCCACGTCACCGGTTTCGAGCAGGCGATGCTCAAGACGCTGCGCACGGTGGTGTCCGAGAACGCCCGCAAGCTCAAGTTCAGCGAGAAGAACGACAAGATCGAGAAGGACGACGTGCTCGAGGGCCTCACGGCCGTCGTCACCGTGCGCCTCGCCGAGCCGCAGTTCGAGGGCCAGACCAAGGAGGTGCTGGGCACCAACGCGGTGCGCGGCATCGTCTCGCGGGTCATCGAGCGCGAGCTCACGGCCCACCTCAACGCCACCGGCCGGGCTGAGAAGGCGCAGGCCGGGCTGGTTCTCGAGAAGGTCGTGGGCGCCATGCGCACCCGCGTCACGGCCCGTCAGCACCGCGAGACCCAGCGCCGCAAGAACGCGCTGGAGACCTCGACGCTGCCGACGAAGCTGAAAGACTGCCGCAGCGAAGACGTCGACCGCTCGGAACTCTTCATCGTGGAGGGTGACTCGGCGCTCGGTACCGCGAACTTCGCACGCAACAGCGAGTTCCAGGCCCTGCTGCCGATCCGGGGCAAGATCCTCAACGTGCAGAAGGCGTCCATCGCCGACATGCTCAAGAACGCCGAGTGCGGTGCGATCATCCAGGTGATCGGCGCCGGTTCGGGCCGCACGTTCGAGCTGCCGGCCGCGCGCTACGGCAAGATCATCCTGATGACCGACGCCGACGTCGACGGCGCGCACATCCGCACGCTGCTGCTCACGCTCTTCTTCCGCTACATGCGCCCGCTGGTCGAGGCCGGCCGGGTCTACGCCGCGGTCCCGCCGCTGCACCGGGTCGAGGTCATCGGCTCCGGGCGGCAGAAGAACGAGATGGTCTACACCTACTCCGAGCAGGAGCTCCAGCGGCTGCTGGCCGACCTGAAGAAGCGCGGTCGCAGCTGGAAGGAGAACATCCAGCGCTACAAGGGCCTGGGTGAGATGGACGCCGACCAGCTGGCGGAGACCACGATGGACCCGCGCCGCCGCACGCTGCGCCGGGTCCGGATGGCCGACCTGGCCGCCGCCGAGCACGTCTTCAACCTGCTCATGGGCAACGACGTGGCGCCTCGCAAGGACTTCATCATCGAGGGTGCGGCCGGGCTCGACCGCGAGCGCATCGACGCCTGA
- a CDS encoding DNA gyrase/topoisomerase IV subunit A, producing the protein MASRSRNTPPPEDFTERIVDIDVEQEMQGAFLEYAYSVIYSRALPDARDGLKPVQRRIVYTMQDMGLRPERPHVKSSRVVGDVMGKLHPHGDTAIYDALVRLAQGFTMRAPLVDGHGNFGSLDDGPAAARYTEARPAPLTTELTNGLDEDTVDFVPNYDNSLTQPEVLPAAFPNLLVNGASGIAVGMATNMAPHNLIEVISAARHLLTHPNADLEELMRFIPGPDLPTGGRIIGLDGIRDAYANGRGSFKTRATIAIENVTARKQGIVVTELPYLVGPEKVIGKIKELVQAKKLQGISDVVDLSDRTQGLRLVIEVKTGFNPEAVLEHLYRLTPLEESFGINNVALVDGQPRTLGLRELLTVYVNHRIDVVRRRTSFRRGKRQDRLHLVDGLLIAIVDIDEVIRIIRSSDDTAMARDRLIAAFELTQTQTDYILEMPLRRLTKFSKIELEKEKSELEHDIEELSKILADDKILRRLISGELAQVAKTYGTPRRTVLLEGSGTAVAAAATPLEVADAPCWVLLSSTGLLARTTNVEPLVPADPDQRHAHDVVLSAVRTSVRGEVAAITSAGRMIRVPVVDMPALPPTSNAPTLSGGAPATEFVTLAKGERLLALTSTSTETAGLALGTARGVVKRVTTDYPGNKDEWEVISLRDGDEVVGVVELPTDEADLVFISSEAQLLRFSAKLVRPQGRAAGGMAGINLPAAAKVLWFGAIDLSVKDGEWGNLVVTVAGSSSALPGTQTGAAKVTPFAEYPAKGRATAGVRCHRFVKGEDTLLVAWAGPAPAHAAGPTGAAVELPAPDQRRDGSGLALKSAVTAIGGPRPVFAFTGETDDPASGESQSGESTAAEPSSGDSSSEAATDE; encoded by the coding sequence ATGGCCAGTCGTTCGCGCAACACACCACCGCCCGAGGACTTCACCGAGCGGATCGTCGACATCGACGTCGAGCAGGAGATGCAGGGCGCGTTCCTCGAGTATGCGTACTCCGTCATCTACTCTCGCGCCCTGCCCGACGCGCGCGACGGCCTGAAGCCCGTGCAGCGGCGCATCGTCTACACGATGCAGGACATGGGGCTGCGGCCCGAGCGTCCGCACGTCAAGTCGTCCCGCGTGGTCGGCGACGTGATGGGCAAGCTGCACCCGCACGGTGACACCGCGATCTACGACGCGCTGGTGCGACTGGCCCAGGGTTTCACCATGCGCGCGCCGCTGGTCGACGGGCACGGCAACTTCGGCTCGCTCGACGACGGCCCGGCCGCCGCGCGGTACACCGAGGCCCGGCCGGCCCCGCTGACCACCGAGCTGACGAACGGGCTCGACGAGGACACGGTCGACTTCGTCCCCAACTACGACAACAGCCTGACCCAGCCCGAGGTGCTGCCGGCGGCGTTCCCCAACCTGCTGGTGAACGGCGCGAGCGGCATCGCGGTCGGCATGGCCACGAACATGGCCCCGCACAACCTGATCGAGGTGATCTCGGCGGCGCGGCACCTGCTCACGCACCCGAACGCCGACCTCGAGGAGCTGATGCGGTTCATCCCGGGTCCCGACCTGCCCACCGGCGGTCGCATCATCGGGCTCGACGGCATCCGCGACGCGTACGCGAACGGCCGCGGCAGCTTCAAGACCCGCGCCACCATCGCGATCGAGAACGTCACGGCCCGCAAGCAGGGCATCGTCGTCACCGAGCTGCCCTACCTGGTCGGGCCGGAGAAGGTGATCGGCAAGATCAAGGAGCTCGTGCAGGCCAAGAAGCTGCAGGGCATCTCCGACGTCGTCGACCTCTCCGACCGTACCCAGGGCCTGCGCCTGGTGATCGAGGTCAAGACCGGGTTCAACCCGGAGGCCGTGCTCGAGCACCTCTACCGGCTCACGCCGCTCGAGGAGTCGTTCGGCATCAACAACGTCGCGCTCGTCGACGGCCAGCCTCGCACCCTGGGCCTGCGGGAACTGCTGACGGTCTACGTCAACCACCGCATCGACGTGGTGCGCCGCCGCACCAGCTTCCGCCGCGGCAAGCGGCAGGACCGGCTGCACCTGGTCGACGGCCTGCTCATCGCGATCGTCGACATCGACGAGGTCATCCGCATCATCCGCTCCAGCGACGACACGGCGATGGCCCGGGACCGGCTGATCGCGGCGTTCGAGCTGACCCAGACCCAGACCGACTACATCCTCGAGATGCCGCTGCGTCGTCTCACCAAGTTCTCCAAGATCGAGCTGGAGAAGGAGAAGTCGGAGCTCGAGCACGACATCGAGGAGCTCTCCAAGATCCTCGCCGACGACAAGATCCTGCGCCGCCTGATCTCGGGCGAGCTGGCCCAGGTCGCCAAGACCTACGGCACCCCGCGCCGCACCGTGCTGCTCGAGGGCTCGGGCACCGCGGTCGCGGCCGCCGCCACACCGCTCGAGGTGGCCGACGCGCCGTGCTGGGTGCTCCTGTCCAGCACCGGCCTGCTCGCGCGCACCACCAACGTCGAGCCGCTCGTGCCCGCCGACCCCGACCAGCGTCACGCCCACGACGTGGTGCTCTCGGCCGTGCGCACCAGCGTGCGCGGTGAGGTCGCGGCGATCACCAGCGCCGGCCGGATGATCCGGGTGCCGGTGGTCGACATGCCCGCGCTGCCGCCCACGTCCAACGCCCCGACGCTGTCGGGCGGGGCCCCGGCCACCGAGTTCGTCACCCTGGCCAAGGGCGAGCGGCTGCTGGCGCTGACCTCGACGTCCACCGAGACCGCGGGCCTGGCGCTCGGCACGGCCCGGGGTGTGGTCAAGCGCGTCACCACCGACTACCCCGGCAACAAGGACGAGTGGGAGGTCATCAGCCTCCGCGACGGCGACGAGGTCGTCGGCGTGGTCGAACTGCCCACCGACGAAGCCGATCTCGTGTTCATCAGCTCCGAGGCGCAGTTGCTGCGGTTCAGTGCCAAGCTGGTGCGCCCGCAGGGTCGCGCGGCCGGCGGCATGGCCGGTATCAACCTCCCGGCCGCGGCGAAGGTGCTGTGGTTCGGTGCGATCGACCTGAGCGTGAAGGACGGCGAGTGGGGCAACCTCGTGGTCACGGTCGCCGGATCCAGCTCGGCGCTGCCCGGCACCCAGACCGGCGCCGCCAAGGTCACCCCGTTCGCCGAGTACCCGGCCAAGGGCCGGGCCACCGCCGGTGTGCGCTGCCACCGGTTCGTGAAGGGTGAAGACACGCTGCTCGTCGCCTGGGCCGGCCCGGCCCCGGCGCACGCGGCCGGCCCGACCGGCGCCGCGGTCGAGCTGCCCGCCCCCGACCAGCGCCGCGACGGTTCCGGTCTGGCCCTGAAGTCCGCGGTCACCGCGATCGGCGGCCCGCGTCCGGTTTTCGCGTTCACCGGTGAGACCGATGACCCGGCGTCCGGGGAATCACAGTCCGGGGAATCAACGGCCGCGGAGCCCTCGTCCGGGGACTCTTCGTCCGAGGCGGCCACGGACGAGTAG
- a CDS encoding DUF7455 domain-containing protein, whose translation MGAAIAQETLTAADRCDRCGARAYMRVVLPGGGELLFCAHHGHAHKDALTAAEASIQDESKNLSSPAPATAPEGER comes from the coding sequence GTGGGTGCTGCCATTGCTCAAGAAACGCTGACCGCGGCCGACCGCTGTGACCGCTGCGGAGCCCGGGCCTACATGCGGGTCGTCCTGCCCGGTGGGGGCGAGCTCCTGTTCTGCGCCCATCACGGGCACGCGCACAAAGACGCGCTGACGGCCGCTGAGGCGTCCATCCAGGACGAGTCGAAGAACCTCTCGTCGCCCGCTCCCGCGACCGCCCCCGAGGGCGAGCGCTGA
- a CDS encoding CGNR zinc finger domain-containing protein — protein sequence MDFAAYAQRAVDLVNTPIESADDVRTYLGHRTWVADLVRDDDVTVLQGFRAGLEEMADASAATDGAAVVATLNGLLAKHPIRPMISGHDESSWHLHIQDDSASASETICAETLFGLAMLVSEHGATRIGRCAATDCDNAFIDTSANRSRRFCSTRCSTRMNVAALRRRQQAAKEVR from the coding sequence GTGGACTTCGCCGCTTACGCACAACGCGCCGTCGATCTGGTGAACACGCCGATCGAGTCGGCGGACGACGTGCGCACCTACCTGGGTCACCGCACCTGGGTGGCCGACCTGGTCCGGGACGACGACGTCACCGTGCTCCAGGGGTTCCGGGCGGGACTGGAGGAGATGGCCGACGCGTCGGCGGCCACCGACGGCGCCGCGGTGGTGGCCACGCTGAACGGCCTGCTGGCGAAACACCCGATCCGGCCGATGATCTCGGGGCACGACGAGAGCAGCTGGCACCTCCACATCCAGGACGACTCCGCCTCGGCCAGTGAGACCATCTGCGCCGAGACCCTTTTCGGTCTGGCCATGCTGGTCTCCGAGCACGGTGCCACCCGCATCGGCCGCTGCGCCGCCACCGACTGCGACAATGCGTTCATCGACACCTCGGCCAACCGCTCCCGCCGGTTCTGCTCCACGCGCTGCAGCACGCGCATGAACGTCGCGGCGCTGCGCCGCCGGCAGCAGGCCGCGAAAGAGGTTCGTTAG
- a CDS encoding GGDEF domain-containing protein has translation MHTLQELRKHLPADVRGRLQVHLPHRQARRRDHRLLIAGGVAVTLIAAAAAVYTARTRLKQLLDKRSTENSERGLDTLTGLPNRAEAQWWLNTRLARARNRNHRLAVMILDINGFADLNEIHGREVGDHVLQVTAARMQSQLRTGDMVCRVANDTFMVIMDAIGPDHLIARIGERVVTTVSEPISFHGEPITISASVGFAISLDKDKTPELLLDRADRALVQAKASNRNVVQF, from the coding sequence GTGCACACGCTGCAGGAACTGCGGAAACACCTGCCCGCCGACGTGCGCGGACGGCTGCAGGTCCATCTGCCGCACCGGCAGGCCCGGCGCCGTGACCACCGTCTGCTCATCGCGGGTGGTGTCGCGGTCACGCTGATCGCCGCCGCGGCTGCCGTGTACACGGCCCGCACCCGGCTGAAGCAGCTGCTGGACAAGCGCTCGACCGAGAACTCCGAGCGCGGCCTGGACACGCTGACCGGTCTGCCGAACCGCGCCGAGGCGCAGTGGTGGCTGAACACGCGCCTGGCCCGCGCCCGTAACCGCAATCACCGGCTGGCCGTGATGATCCTCGACATCAACGGTTTCGCGGATCTCAACGAGATCCACGGCCGTGAGGTCGGCGACCACGTGCTGCAGGTGACCGCGGCGCGCATGCAGTCGCAGCTGCGCACCGGCGACATGGTCTGCCGCGTCGCGAACGACACCTTCATGGTGATCATGGACGCGATCGGCCCCGACCACCTGATCGCCCGCATCGGCGAGCGCGTCGTGACCACGGTGAGCGAGCCGATCAGCTTCCACGGCGAGCCGATCACCATCTCGGCCAGCGTCGGGTTCGCGATCTCGCTCGACAAGGACAAGACCCCGGAACTCCTTCTGGACCGCGCCGACCGGGCGCTGGTGCAGGCAAAAGCGTCGAACCGCAACGTGGTTCAGTTCTGA
- a CDS encoding ABC transporter ATP-binding protein, whose amino-acid sequence MVSPVPSGEVPTPGADPVPDEATDPPRLTWPQVLRRFWPLTRGRRAAMAGALLAFTLAVVADAIGIELLSTLIDGAVEDADLSQFWHPAAIWAGITLCAAALTYLGSVLTASAAERFSRRLRAQTHDHLLTVAPEELDRRALGDVLSRVVDDTEDVEHLTVTGIIDAAGSALAVVIFGIAAWRQSWMLALVVLAAAPVIWLLNRWLTDRTHRFSMRTRVAHGALTSALEQSLTNSALVQAYNARPAERRRLSLVSGRLMTARLRQTRLAAVQGPLTELVETAGLLAVIGIGVIDIATGDLTVGGLLAFTAYLTFLYPPITALGQLGLTASSSGTSAARLVELLDLTPAVRELEPAAGADRRVHHSPPPNPDPTTDPTAALRPVPLARPDLVIENVTVRSPGRADRLSDVSLRIPAGALVMVTGPSGAGKSTLVELLVRFRDPDTGRVLLAGRDLRDFPLEELRDQVTLLPQEPFMFDETVRENITYGVARDPGTDAIRIAAQDSGAEEFLKRLPEGLATPVGQRGRALSGGQRQRLALARALLRGGPVLVLDEPTTGLDPQAADDLITTLRLLTEQGRTVLLVTHDRELTRRADQVVEIRAGRVHRSSVSPHSRTRPIRVGQRLGHSTGLVAVPDASPEPRTSEPRISEPRTSEPWTTGPRTFGHPPDARPSPGRRRTEPPKATTTRSQLIRRERAQEQNQAPAQPS is encoded by the coding sequence ATGGTGAGCCCGGTCCCGTCCGGCGAGGTTCCCACCCCGGGTGCCGACCCGGTCCCCGACGAGGCGACCGACCCGCCCCGGCTCACCTGGCCCCAGGTGCTGCGCCGGTTCTGGCCGCTGACCCGGGGCCGCCGGGCGGCCATGGCCGGAGCGCTCCTGGCCTTCACCCTGGCCGTGGTCGCCGACGCGATCGGCATCGAGCTGCTCTCCACCCTCATCGACGGGGCGGTGGAAGACGCTGACCTGTCCCAGTTCTGGCACCCGGCGGCGATCTGGGCCGGGATCACGCTGTGCGCGGCGGCCCTCACCTACCTCGGGTCGGTGCTCACCGCGTCGGCCGCCGAGCGCTTCTCCCGGCGTCTGCGCGCACAGACCCACGACCACCTGCTCACCGTCGCCCCCGAGGAACTCGACCGCCGGGCCCTGGGTGACGTGCTGTCCCGGGTGGTCGACGACACCGAGGACGTCGAGCACCTCACCGTGACCGGGATCATCGACGCCGCCGGATCCGCGCTCGCCGTCGTCATCTTCGGGATCGCGGCCTGGCGGCAGAGCTGGATGCTGGCCCTGGTCGTGCTCGCCGCCGCACCGGTGATCTGGCTGCTGAACCGCTGGCTCACCGACCGCACCCACCGCTTCTCCATGCGTACCCGGGTGGCGCACGGTGCTCTGACGTCCGCCCTGGAGCAGAGCCTGACCAATTCGGCCCTGGTGCAGGCCTACAACGCACGGCCCGCCGAACGGCGCCGCCTGTCGCTGGTCTCGGGCCGGCTGATGACCGCCCGGCTGCGCCAGACGCGGCTCGCGGCCGTGCAGGGGCCGCTCACCGAACTGGTCGAGACGGCCGGGCTTCTCGCGGTCATCGGTATCGGGGTGATCGACATCGCGACCGGTGACCTGACCGTCGGCGGACTCCTCGCCTTCACCGCGTACCTGACGTTCCTGTACCCGCCGATCACCGCGCTCGGCCAGCTGGGGCTCACCGCGTCCAGCTCGGGAACCAGTGCGGCGCGGCTCGTGGAGCTGCTCGACCTGACGCCCGCCGTGCGCGAACTCGAGCCGGCCGCCGGAGCCGACCGACGCGTCCACCATTCGCCGCCCCCGAACCCGGACCCGACCACGGACCCGACCGCGGCCCTTCGCCCGGTGCCCCTCGCGCGCCCGGACCTGGTCATCGAGAACGTGACCGTGCGCTCCCCCGGGCGTGCCGACCGGCTCAGCGACGTGAGTCTGCGCATCCCGGCGGGTGCGCTGGTGATGGTGACCGGGCCGAGCGGTGCCGGGAAGTCCACCCTGGTGGAGCTTCTCGTGCGGTTCCGTGACCCGGACACCGGCCGGGTGCTGCTCGCGGGCCGCGACCTGCGCGACTTCCCGCTGGAGGAACTGCGTGACCAGGTGACGTTACTGCCGCAGGAACCGTTCATGTTCGACGAGACGGTGCGCGAGAACATCACCTACGGCGTCGCCCGGGACCCGGGCACCGACGCCATCCGGATCGCGGCCCAGGACAGCGGCGCCGAGGAGTTCCTGAAGCGGCTGCCCGAGGGCCTGGCCACCCCGGTCGGTCAGCGCGGCCGGGCTCTTTCGGGAGGTCAGCGCCAGCGTCTGGCGCTGGCCCGGGCACTGCTGCGTGGTGGTCCGGTGCTGGTGCTCGACGAGCCGACCACCGGTCTCGACCCCCAGGCGGCGGACGACCTGATCACCACCCTGCGCCTCCTCACCGAGCAGGGACGCACCGTGCTGCTGGTCACGCACGACCGCGAACTGACGCGCCGGGCCGACCAGGTCGTGGAGATCCGGGCCGGCCGGGTGCACCGTTCGAGCGTCTCGCCGCACTCCCGCACCCGCCCGATCCGGGTCGGCCAGAGGCTCGGTCACTCCACCGGCCTTGTGGCCGTGCCCGACGCGAGCCCCGAACCACGAACCTCCGAACCGCGGATCTCCGAACCACGAACCTCCGAACCATGGACGACCGGGCCACGCACGTTCGGACACCCGCCGGACGCGAGGCCGAGCCCCGGACGGCGCCGCACCGAACCGCCCAAGGCCACGACGACCCGGTCGCAGCTGATCCGCAGGGAACGCGCCCAGGAGCAGAACCAGGCCCCCGCCCAGCCGAGCTGA
- a CDS encoding nitroreductase family protein produces MEFEDAVRRRRMVRTYDSSRPVPRETLHRLLDLAVRAPSAGFSQGWDFVVLSTAGQTGRFWEATADPDREPDRWLRGMSTAPALILCLSDRDAYLDRYAEPDKGWTDRDEARWPVPYWDVDTGMASMIILLAAVDAGLAGCFFGVPPQRRTQVLEAFGIPAGRRIVGVISLGHPPEPGTDRKSPSLKRGRRPVEEVAHEGTFGQPFRI; encoded by the coding sequence ATGGAATTTGAGGACGCTGTCCGTCGCCGGCGCATGGTCCGCACCTACGACTCCTCCCGCCCGGTGCCCCGCGAGACCCTGCACCGGCTGCTCGACCTCGCGGTGCGGGCGCCCAGTGCGGGGTTCAGCCAGGGATGGGACTTCGTGGTGCTGAGCACCGCCGGGCAGACCGGTCGTTTCTGGGAGGCCACCGCCGACCCCGATCGTGAGCCCGACCGCTGGCTGCGGGGCATGAGCACGGCGCCGGCGCTGATCCTGTGCCTGTCCGACCGCGACGCCTATCTCGACCGTTACGCCGAGCCCGACAAGGGCTGGACCGATCGCGACGAGGCACGCTGGCCCGTGCCCTACTGGGACGTGGACACCGGCATGGCGTCGATGATCATCCTGCTCGCGGCGGTGGACGCGGGACTGGCGGGCTGCTTCTTCGGAGTGCCGCCGCAGCGCCGCACGCAGGTGCTGGAGGCGTTCGGCATCCCGGCGGGCCGGCGGATCGTCGGGGTGATCAGCCTGGGACATCCGCCCGAGCCGGGGACGGACCGGAAGTCGCCGTCCCTGAAGCGGGGACGTCGACCGGTCGAAGAGGTCGCCCACGAGGGAACTTTCGGCCAACCGTTCCGGATCTGA
- a CDS encoding DUF456 domain-containing protein produces MSTETVLAAVLIVVGLAGVVVPVLPGLVLVALGVGLWAFAEGSVAGWVVFGIAVAVLVLGTVVKYALPGKRLRESGVPWITLAAGALLGVFGFFLVPVVGLFLGFILGVYLAELLRLSSHAAAWPSTVQALKAVGLSMLIELAAGLLATAVWIGGVVLA; encoded by the coding sequence ATGAGCACCGAGACCGTCCTGGCCGCGGTGCTCATCGTCGTCGGGCTGGCCGGTGTCGTCGTGCCGGTGCTGCCCGGGCTCGTGCTCGTGGCCCTCGGGGTCGGCCTGTGGGCCTTCGCCGAGGGCTCCGTCGCGGGCTGGGTGGTGTTCGGCATCGCGGTGGCGGTGCTGGTGCTGGGCACGGTCGTGAAGTACGCCCTGCCCGGAAAACGCTTGCGCGAGAGCGGTGTGCCATGGATCACGTTGGCCGCCGGGGCATTACTCGGTGTGTTCGGCTTCTTCCTGGTCCCGGTCGTCGGCCTGTTCCTCGGATTCATCCTCGGGGTCTACCTGGCTGAGCTCCTTCGGCTGTCGAGCCACGCGGCGGCCTGGCCCTCCACGGTGCAGGCGCTCAAGGCCGTCGGGCTCTCGATGCTCATCGAGCTGGCTGCCGGCCTGCTCGCCACCGCCGTCTGGATCGGCGGGGTCGTCCTGGCCTGA